The stretch of DNA GTGGATATAAGGCCGGGGCTTACAGGTGTCACTCTGCTTGTTGCCGACACGGGTGTCGAGAGGCGTACTAGGGATGTTGTCGAGCATGTTCTCTCCATTGCGGACGCCTTGGGAGAGGCATCGACCTACATATATAGGGCGGCAGACTTGATAGCGAGAGAAGCCCTCCATGCGATAGAAAAGGGAGACGCCGAGAGGCTAGGTCTTATAATGAATGCAGCCCAGGGCCTTCTCTCATCTCTTGGGGCGTCGTCACTAGAAATAGAAACACTAGTATATCGGATGAGGAGTGCCGGGGCCCTGGGTGCAAAGCTAACGGGAGCTGGATGGGGGGGCTGTGTGATAGGGCTTTTCAAGGAGGGTGAGGTCGAACGGGGGCTAGAGTCTGTGGTAGAGAGTTCAAGCCAGGCTTTCACCGCGTCAATAGCAGAGGAGGGTGCTAGACTCGAGGAGTTCTAGAGATTTATGTATCATTTGTCATTGGCTTAAGTGGGGCTTTAGATTTGGACGTTGAAATGCTTGTCAGAAGGTTTCTCGCAGTCAAGTCCTCCCACACACCGAGGATAGACCCCTCGACAGGCTGCATCTACTACCTCTCCGACTCTGCTTCCAGCCAGCCCGTGATATGGAAGAGCTGCGAATCGCGTAATGACGTCTGGCTCCCTTGGGAGAGGCGGGTAGGATCTCTCGAGATTGCCCCCGACGGTCTTGTAGCGTTTTCCACAGACAAGGATGGTGATGAGCGGTGGTCTATCTACATTGCTGGTGAGGACCTGGGTGTGAGACTAGTTGCCGGCGAGGACGGCAGCATTAACATGATAGGTCCCTGGAGCCCTGATGGAAGGCTTCTCGCATTCACAAGCAACAAGAGGAACGGCGTTGATTTTGACCTCTACGTCTTCGACCGGGAGAAAGGAAGCGTTAGCATTGTAGTGGAGGGTGAGGGGATCATAGCAGCATCATCATGGATCGATGGCAGCCGCCTTCTGGCTGTAAAGAGGAATAGCAACCTCGACAGCGACATATTGGCAGTAAACGTGTATAAAGGTGAAGCTAAAGTTCTCACCAGACATAGAGGAGAGGAGCTGAACACCTCACCCCGCCCTATTGGAGGCGGGAAAGCCCTGTTTATAAGCAATATGGATAGTGAGTTCACAGGCATAGCTCTCATCGACCTACAGACTGGTGATAGGAGACTGGTCTTCAGGGAACAGTGGGACGTGGAGGCGTTGGAGGTTTCTGGCAAAACGGTAGTCTACTCCCTAAACGTTGATGGGGAGAGCAGGGTTTACACGACTAAAATCGATGAACGGGGTTCCCTGCTACAACCCCGACCCATTGAGGGGCTGCCGAGAGGCTCGCTGCTGTCATTGGACCTGAACGAGAAGCTAGGTCTCGCGGTCTTCTCGCTCAGCACTCCTAAACACGGGATAGAGATTTACATTGCTGGGCTCGGGAGAAGCGCATCTAGGCTTACCGTAAGCCCCAAGGCGTGGCTGAGAGAGGATGAGTTTGTCGAGCCGGAACATTTCTCCTACGAGAGCTTCGACGGTATTAAGGTAAGAGCGCTACTATACAAGCCGGATAAACCTCTCTACACCCCGCCTCCAGCCGTCGTGTATCTACATGGAGGTCCTGAGAGCCAGGAGAGGGTTAGATTCAACGTGTTTCCCCAAGCTCTAGCGGCCATCGGTATAGCGACTATCGCCCCTAACTACAGGGGGTCCACAGGCTATGGCAGAAGGTTTGTCCATCTTGACGACGTGGAGAAGCGTATGGATGCGGTTCGCGATGTTTATTATGCGGTCAAGGCGGCTGTGGAAGCGGGGCTTGTCGATGGCTCCAGGCTCTGTGTAATGGGCGGCTCCTACGGAGGCTACCTGACTCTCATGTCACTCGCGATCTACCCCGACTTGTGGAAGTGTGGGGTTGAGATTGTTGGAATAGTTAACCTCGTCACATTTATAAGGAACACTAGCCCTTACAGGAGGAGGTACCGCATAGCCGAATATGGCGACCCCGATGTACATGGCGAGATCATGCTGAAGCTCAGCCCTATAACCTACGTTGAGAATATGAAGGCTCCACTCATGGTTATACATGGCGCCAAAGACCCTAGGGTGCCTGTAAGCGAGGCGGAGCAGCTAGTTGAGGCACTCTCGTCCAGAGGCGTAAGAGTCAGGTATGTTAGGCTTGAGGACGAGGGGCACGGTATCGTGAAGCTTGAGAACAAGCTCAGGGTGTATAGGGAAGCCCTCGAGTTTATATACGAGAATCTCGCTAGCCGATAACAAGAGCGAAAAAGTTATTAGGACCCTTTTCCAAGATTTATAAAGGTATCGCTCTCTACCAAAGCGGTAAATTATATATTTAGGGTGCTTAACATGGCTTCGGAAATACCTTATGACGAGAGCCCTTCTGGCGAGGAAAGCGGGGAGATTAAATGCAAGAACATCGTGACAGACCCGGTAAGAGGTCTGAAGATTTGTGCTGACACTGGAGAGATAATAGGCGAGGACATTATAGGGACTGAGAGTGACGTCAAAGCCTACACGCCAGAGGAGAGGCAGCAGAAAACCCATTACGGAGGCCCCCTAAAATACTCACACCACTATATGGGTGTGGAGGCTAGCCTCGAGCACCCCAGAGACCACGGCCCCAAGGGTATTAAGCAGAGGAAGATACTGCCCAGAAGGCCCCCCCGCCTCTCAGCTAGACCTCTGACCAGTGTTGACAAAAACCTGCAGACAGCACTCTCGCTCATTAACGAGGTAGCGAGCAGAATGGGCATGCCCGAGATAGTTGTTGAAGACGCGAGCAAGATCTACAGAGAGGCCATGGAGAAAGGGCTGACCCGGGGTAGGAGCATTGAAAGCATAGTGGCGGCGTCCCTCTACGCTGCATCACGCATACACGGGCTCCCGCATAGCCTAACAGACATTATAAAAGCCATGAAAGGAAACGTCGATGCTGAGACCCGCAGAGACGTCGCCCGGAGTTACAGGCTCCTTGTCAGGGATCTCAACATAAAAATACCGGTTCGTAAGCCGGAGAACTTTGTCTACACTATAATCAGTGCCCTAGGTCTTCCAGAACACGTCGCTATAGAGGCGATCAAAATAATAGACCTTTCCCGCAAGAAAGGCCTAACCGCAGGTAAGGATCCAGGCGGGCTTGCCGGGGCAGCAGTATATCTGGCGGCGCTCAAGCATGGGATCAGGAAGACGCAGAAGGAGATAGCCCACGTAGTTGGGGTAACGGAAGTTACAATCCGGAATAGATACAAGGAGATAGCCCAGGCCCTAGGCATTGAGGAAGAGCTAGAGGAGAAAGGTGGCGAGGAAAAAGGCTAGGACCCGCATAGTGCAGGTGCAGTAGGCTAAGTGTCCACAGTCTCCACGCTATACCCTCTTTTTACCCTCCCTTTCCACCTCATCCTTCATGGTATCCTCTGTATCTATCCTCTAGGGGGTGCCGACGAGTACTTTAGGGCATTCTAGGGGAGTGCCTATTGGGGCTAGGTAAGCCTTCTTTATAGCATCTCTTGTTATGCTTTCCGGACTTGTGTACGGGTAGATCCTGTCTATAGCCACACCCATATCTCTGAGGATCCTCATAACGTGGTGAACCGTCTCGCCCGATCCCATAGTCTGTAGCAGAACCACGGGCTTCTTATCCGCATAGCTTGTAGCCACTGCAGCGCTGGCAACTGGTGGCATGACCGGCAACGCGTATGCTAGCCTCTCGGGATCGTGGTGCCTCAGCACCGCAACTATACCGCTTGGTGTGCAGTAGGGTGCGCATCTGAGTCTATATCCCAAAATGGCTTTTCTCTTCCACAGCCTGTAGTACTTGCGCTGTGTCTTTATCAGGCTTAGCCCGTAGGTCCTGGCCATGCTTGCCACGCTTCTCAAAGCGTCTATGTTAGCCTCTAGTAGTAGGAGAACGACGACCTTGTCGGCCGGGTATCTCCTACCGGAAAGGTCTGGTAGGCCCTTCTCGTATGTCTCCATAAACACTTTCTTCATACCGTCAAGTATACTCTTCTCTGGCTTGTAATACGGGTCCATCCTAATGTAGGGTATACTAGCTAGAGCAGGCCTTGAACCCCAAACTATGTGAGTAAAGTATATGTCGTCGGCTTCTACACTGTTTGCAAACTCTTCAACACAACCCTCAGGAACGATAAAAGTCTGCATAAAACGGCCGTCTAAAAGTCTAGCGGTGCTTTTAGGTGGAATATCAGCTAGCGTGGGGCTATTGCTAACGATGGCGACCTGGCTTAGGTCGAGCCTCTCATAGTTTATAGAGACCCCGAACTGGAAGCCCGCCGCCCTGGCCCTCTGAACAAGTTTATATAAATTCCTCTCAGCTAGGCCCAATTTCTGGGCATAGGACTTTATAGACGGCGGTAGACCCTCCTCAGTCGAGTATCTTGTTAATGCTTCTATGATCTGTGCAAGCCTAAAATCAATCATATTATTCTTTATAACTCTTGAAACTCTAGTCCTCCTAACCTCGACTTCTCCAGACATTTCCCACGATACACCACTACATAATAATAAGCATCAATATTTAATAAATTTTATATTGTCTTGTAGCTCGCCCTTGAATCCCGGGAATATCTGAAAACTATGGGTGCAAAGCGATATATCGTATTGACCTAGTAAATATTAGACTTATACACAGTTGTAAGTACGAGTTTAGACTGAAGACCCGAAAATCCCAGGCCGAGGTCCTTATAAAACTGTTCCTCACGGTAACTACTAATTAACGGGTGGGCCCCGGCCTTAGGCTTCTAAGCGACGCCCCCGAAACCCGGGGGAGGATGACCGGGGCCCCTCCCGGCCTTTCAAGTTAAAAAATCCATGGTTTCCCAAATAACCTACAAACACGTTCTATAAAGTAGACTGGGCTCCCTACAACCTTACTATTAGAGTTGTTGACCTGTGCTCCGAAGCTCTCATACAGTACAATATATGTACCGAGCCTACTGCTCTACTGCCAGTGTTACGCCTATCCACCATAGCAGTTGTTATCGCCGTTGACATGCGAGCTAGGTTGTTAAGGCAGGAGGCAGACGAGCAGGCTTCCCTATCTCGAAATACCTCTCCAAGATAGACCAGTATGAAGGCCAGGTTATCCTACATGCTCTTGGTTATTAGTCCAGCTGTGGCCAGTCTAAATTTAGGAGATCCGCTGTGGAGCAGCCCGGATTTAAGTTAAGGGCGGTTACAATCCATTTCGAGGCTTCGGCTGATGTTGATAGCATTGAGGATGCCGTCTTTAAAGCTAAGGAGGCTATTGACCGTCTAACGGCGGAGAAGGGGGTGGAGGTTTGGAGCCTGAGAGCAGTGCTCACCCCGGGAGAGAGTGTTGCCGATTCCCTGGGTAGAGTTGCCGAGCTTGAGCCTTTAGTTGAGGAGGAGGGCGTTTTCATCAACCTCGGGCTACACAATGCTTCTGCCGATGATTGGGAGGCTGTAAGTGGTATAGTTGAGAGCGGGTTCTTCTTGAGCTTCGCCCTCGAGAATGGCACTTGGGAAGAAGCCAGAAGCTATTCTAAGCTTCTTCACCGTCTAGCAGATAAGAGTCCTGATCTGGCTGTGCACATTGGCTTCAACCCGCTGGGAACACACATACTAACACCTTATTTCCCCCTAGCCACCAGCCCCGGCGAGCAAAGAACCGTGACAGTTGCTCTTCTTTACCCTAGATATCTTCTTGAAAGCTTCAGAAAAGGGGGTCTCCAGGCCGTTATTGATTCCATGGTTGATGCTGCACAACTTTCCGGGGAGTATGGTAAAGCTGTGGCAAAAGATGTAGAAGGCTCATTCGCGGGTGTGGATCTCAGCATTTCGCCATGGATGGAGGAGTCCAGCCTAGCTCTTGTCGAGGAGGTTGGGGGCGTAAGGCTTCCGGAGCCCGGTTTCGCCTATGGACTTAGGCTTGTCAATGAAGCTATAGCCGCGGCTGCCTCAAAGACCGGGTATGCCGTCGGGTTTAACGAAGTCCAGCTCCCGGTTGCAGAGGATTCGAAGCTGAAAGTCAGAGTTGCCGAGCTGGAAACGTCGGCCAGGGATCTTCTGAGACTATCTGGAGTATGTCTAGCCGGTCTAGATATGGCAGTGATCCCCGCCTCCCTTGATGGTGTTGCAGGACTCCTGCTCGAGGCCAGGGCCTACTCTAGGGCTAAGGGCAGTATAGTGGGTGTTAGGCTGATACCGCTCGACGGCGTGGAGCCGGGCGACGAGGTCTTCTTGAAGAGGTTTGGGGAGGTGCCCGTCATACCAATCTAACGTCTTCCCCGGGAACAACGTTGCTAGTACCTTATCTCCCATCCCACTACTGCAAAGAGAATCGATATCAGAGTCACGGCTATTATGTGGGCAGCCATGTCAACAGTGCTAATACTACCCCCCCGCCTATATCGCCTTATTATTCTAAGACGTGCGTCAACTGCCAACAGTATGGTTGCAACAAGGAGTGCAATCTTCAAATTCACAAGGCTAGCCACAGCCCCCTCAGGCCAGCCCAGCTTCACCGCCATATATAACCCGGTAACAGCCGCTATCACCAGACTAGGCATTCCAATCTTCTCGTAGACACTCTCAAACTGCTCAAGATGCCTAAAATCGCCAGTAGCAATGAATCTCGGTAGGTAGCCGAGAACAATCACAATATGGCCGCCTATCCAGACTGAAGCAGCCAGGATATGAATTAGCTGGGCGACTTGGTAATCAGTAACCATTCTTAACCCCCTATATCCCTTCAAGGAACCACGGCATTATGAGAGATATCTTACGGCTAAATAGAATATTGAATATTGTACATATTTAATCTAAAGTAGCCCACTCTGGAATCCCGACGAGAGATCTCTTTACACTCAGGCTCGATAAACTACCAAGCATAACTACTTAACAATCAAATTTTTCCAGATTATCTTGATAACATGCTGGGCTAGCGCCCCTCATATATTAACAGAAAAGAGGGATGGAACCTCAATAGGAGGTCAGATGGACTAGGAATCGTCATAGGTGCCTTCAGCGGCACCTCCGTCCGGGTTTTACTCTCCATCTGGTGTTTTGTTCTTCCGCCT from Aeropyrum pernix K1 encodes:
- a CDS encoding S9 family peptidase; this translates as MDVEMLVRRFLAVKSSHTPRIDPSTGCIYYLSDSASSQPVIWKSCESRNDVWLPWERRVGSLEIAPDGLVAFSTDKDGDERWSIYIAGEDLGVRLVAGEDGSINMIGPWSPDGRLLAFTSNKRNGVDFDLYVFDREKGSVSIVVEGEGIIAASSWIDGSRLLAVKRNSNLDSDILAVNVYKGEAKVLTRHRGEELNTSPRPIGGGKALFISNMDSEFTGIALIDLQTGDRRLVFREQWDVEALEVSGKTVVYSLNVDGESRVYTTKIDERGSLLQPRPIEGLPRGSLLSLDLNEKLGLAVFSLSTPKHGIEIYIAGLGRSASRLTVSPKAWLREDEFVEPEHFSYESFDGIKVRALLYKPDKPLYTPPPAVVYLHGGPESQERVRFNVFPQALAAIGIATIAPNYRGSTGYGRRFVHLDDVEKRMDAVRDVYYAVKAAVEAGLVDGSRLCVMGGSYGGYLTLMSLAIYPDLWKCGVEIVGIVNLVTFIRNTSPYRRRYRIAEYGDPDVHGEIMLKLSPITYVENMKAPLMVIHGAKDPRVPVSEAEQLVEALSSRGVRVRYVRLEDEGHGIVKLENKLRVYREALEFIYENLASR
- a CDS encoding transcription initiation factor IIB, coding for MASEIPYDESPSGEESGEIKCKNIVTDPVRGLKICADTGEIIGEDIIGTESDVKAYTPEERQQKTHYGGPLKYSHHYMGVEASLEHPRDHGPKGIKQRKILPRRPPRLSARPLTSVDKNLQTALSLINEVASRMGMPEIVVEDASKIYREAMEKGLTRGRSIESIVAASLYAASRIHGLPHSLTDIIKAMKGNVDAETRRDVARSYRLLVRDLNIKIPVRKPENFVYTIISALGLPEHVAIEAIKIIDLSRKKGLTAGKDPGGLAGAAVYLAALKHGIRKTQKEIAHVVGVTEVTIRNRYKEIAQALGIEEELEEKGGEEKG
- a CDS encoding PFL family protein; this translates as MEQPGFKLRAVTIHFEASADVDSIEDAVFKAKEAIDRLTAEKGVEVWSLRAVLTPGESVADSLGRVAELEPLVEEEGVFINLGLHNASADDWEAVSGIVESGFFLSFALENGTWEEARSYSKLLHRLADKSPDLAVHIGFNPLGTHILTPYFPLATSPGEQRTVTVALLYPRYLLESFRKGGLQAVIDSMVDAAQLSGEYGKAVAKDVEGSFAGVDLSISPWMEESSLALVEEVGGVRLPEPGFAYGLRLVNEAIAAAASKTGYAVGFNEVQLPVAEDSKLKVRVAELETSARDLLRLSGVCLAGLDMAVIPASLDGVAGLLLEARAYSRAKGSIVGVRLIPLDGVEPGDEVFLKRFGEVPVIPI
- a CDS encoding CopD family protein, coding for MVTDYQVAQLIHILAASVWIGGHIVIVLGYLPRFIATGDFRHLEQFESVYEKIGMPSLVIAAVTGLYMAVKLGWPEGAVASLVNLKIALLVATILLAVDARLRIIRRYRRGGSISTVDMAAHIIAVTLISILFAVVGWEIRY